The DNA region TTTTTGTACAACAATTAGAATCAGTTAGGAATAACCAAGAACAAACAAAAACAAAAATTTTATAAGCAACTAACTTTTTTCCCCCTCTAAAGCCTTTGAATATATAAAGTATTTAAACAAAACCAAAAAAAACCCTCCCTCAACCCTCCCCCTCCCCAACAAAGTTCCACTCGCAACAAAGGGGTGGGGGCGTTTTTGCACACGCAAACTCATCAAACGAGATTCTTCTATCCAAACAACAGGTTATCAAATTATCTCCACTCGAAACGTACCAATATCTTTGATTTTCACTCCACTCGCAGTAGTGGTACATTATCAGGAAAAAAAACATAATAACTTTGCAAGGATGGAATCACGATGGATAGCGAACCCTACAAATCTACCGGTCTCTTTAAAAAATATATCAATCCTAACAAAATTTTTCAAAATCGCGAGGTTTTAAGGCATAGTTACAGCCCAAAAGAACTCCCGCATCGTATGGATCAGATCGATTCCATCGCAGAGATCCTCGCTCCGGCACTTCAGGGAGCAACTCCTTCGAACATTCTCATTTACGGAAAAACCGGAACCGGCAAAACTGCAACGGTCAAGTTTGTCGGCACCGAACTCGAAAACGAAAGCTCGGAGTTCTCTCCATGCAGACTTGTCCATCTCAACTGCGAGACCATCGATACCCAGTACCGCGTCCTTGCCCAGATCGCAAACCATGTCAGCGGTCATGATCTGAAAGCAAGCGACAAAATCAAAAACACCATCCCGGCAACCGGATGGCACACCGATCAGGTGTACTCGGAACTCAAGAACGTTCTGGAACAGGCAGGCGGTCTCCAGATCATCGTTCTGGACGAAATCGACAAGCTGGTCAAAAAAAGCGGAGATGACACACTCTATAATTTAACGCGCATCAACAGTGACCTCTTTTCGTCACGCGTCTGTATTATAGGCATCTCGAACGATCTGACATTCAAGGACTTTCTCGATCCGCGTGTCTTATCTTCCCTCTCAGAGGAAGAGCTTGTTTTCCCGCCGTACAACGCGGATCAGCTCAGGGACATCCTTCATCAGCGGGCCGAGATGGCCTTTTTCCCGGACGTCGTTTCCGATGAAGTGATCGGTCTTTGTGCCGCACGTGCAGCTCAGGAACACGGCGACGCACGCAGAGCGCTCGATCTCTTACGCGTCTCCGGCGAACTTGCCGAACGCGAAGGCGCCGAGCACGTCATGGTAAAGCATGTCAACAGCGCTCAGGAAAATATCGAAACCGATACGATGAGCGAATGCGTAAAAACCCTTCCCTCACAGAGTAAGATCGTTCTCTGCTCCATGCTCCTCATGGCCGCTTCCGGCCAGAAAGTGTTCACAAGCGGCTCGGTCATCAACGTATACCGCGAAGTTGCGGCCGAACTCGACACCGAAGCGCTGAGCCACCGCCGCGTTTCCGATCTCATCAACGAACTCAACATGCTTGGAATCATCACGACCCGTGTCGTTTCCCATGGAAGGCACGGCCGGACGACAGAAATTTATTTTAAGAGTCCGACCAATGACATACGTACTGTGATCATGAATGATTCACGGTTTCAGGAATGCGGTATTCTGCATCCTCTGTTGAAAAGTCATGAAAAAGGTGATTA from Methanocorpusculum labreanum Z includes:
- a CDS encoding ORC1-type DNA replication protein, which codes for MDSEPYKSTGLFKKYINPNKIFQNREVLRHSYSPKELPHRMDQIDSIAEILAPALQGATPSNILIYGKTGTGKTATVKFVGTELENESSEFSPCRLVHLNCETIDTQYRVLAQIANHVSGHDLKASDKIKNTIPATGWHTDQVYSELKNVLEQAGGLQIIVLDEIDKLVKKSGDDTLYNLTRINSDLFSSRVCIIGISNDLTFKDFLDPRVLSSLSEEELVFPPYNADQLRDILHQRAEMAFFPDVVSDEVIGLCAARAAQEHGDARRALDLLRVSGELAEREGAEHVMVKHVNSAQENIETDTMSECVKTLPSQSKIVLCSMLLMAASGQKVFTSGSVINVYREVAAELDTEALSHRRVSDLINELNMLGIITTRVVSHGRHGRTTEIYFKSPTNDIRTVIMNDSRFQECGILHPLLKSHEKGD